From Xanthocytophaga agilis, the proteins below share one genomic window:
- a CDS encoding integrase core domain-containing protein yields the protein FSSLRQVRVLSEQWRLEYNTLRPHQSLGFVAPVEFANAS from the coding sequence ATTTTCAAGTTTAAGACAAGTCAGAGTGCTATCTGAACAATGGCGGTTGGAATACAACACCTTGCGTCCCCATCAAAGTTTAGGGTTTGTAGCTCCTGTTGAGTTTGCCAATGCCAGCTAG